Genomic DNA from Scyliorhinus torazame isolate Kashiwa2021f chromosome 15, sScyTor2.1, whole genome shotgun sequence:
acctaacctgcacgtctttggactgtggagtgaaaccggagcacccggaggaaacccatgcagacatggggagaacatgcagactccgcacagacagtgactaagtggggaatcaaacctgggaccctggcgctgtgaagccagagtgctcgccacttgtgctaccgtgctgcccattgacttTAATATCACCACAAATGTGTACAGATCTGTCTCTTTTCATCACGGGTACGATTGTTGTATCCCAATCACTCACAAGGGGTTTAAGGACGACCGTTCTAATTCTGCCCCTACCTTAGATCTGATGGTGTACAGCACTGACCTAGCCTTAAGCTTATTGTGACTTTCTTCCTTGATCATCAGCTTTACGGAGATatccttcatgcttcccagctcaccgttgaagacaatggcatgtttcttcaagAGCTGATTTGGAATCTGTCACTTATCTTTTCCAGTCAAGTTCTTCCCATTAGTGCCATATAATTTCCTTTGACTATGTGCAAGTCCGCCGTCTCTCCATTTAATTGCACTGTCACATCAATAGGGCCCCTCAATGGAACGACTATCTTCTGAGAGTTGCAGAGCAATACACCAGAGCTTTTCTTGATAAACAGTCGCTGGTACTAGCGAGACGGTtgctccagtgtccacctccatcttcaccgGCTGACCGTCGAGTAATGGAGTGACCCAATATCGGTTTGTTGCACCAGTAATAGCCAGTATATTTAGTGACAGTTCGATTTTGGACTATGAATAGAGTTCCTACTCATTTCATTTTTGAACCACGCACTTTCTCCTTGATTCAGCTTGCTCGGGTCTTGCTTCCAGCAATTTCTGCCTGAAGCTGGTTTCTTTTTCCACCAAGTGCGTGTAatgtggccctttctgccacaattTCTTTACATTCTTTGTGCCGCCAAGCTGCTGCTGGGTGCCTGGTTTTTGCACACCTATGGCAAGTGCAAATCTGTGTTTACATTCGGATTGTGTGTTTGAACTCAACTATTGAGCTTTTATGGCTGCTTAATTCATGGATACAGCAACAGGTTGCTTTCGGTTAATGAACGCTTTGGAATAGCATCGCTCCTTAAACCCAGATTAATCTATCTTTGATGGTATTGTTTAACACATTCCAAATTCGCAGTGGTCAGTCGGTCTTTTCAGGGTAGCTACAAACTGTGTAATTGATTCACCTCCTTCGTGTATGAAACCTAAACCTTTCTGCGATGGCTAAAGGTTTTGGTGAATAGTAGCCCTGCAAGATTTACACTATTTCTTTGTATGTTTTGTACATGGCTTTTCCAGCTGTGCTAGACTCCCAACGAGGTTAAATGTTCCCCCCGGCACCCCCATTATGCTCAGGATTGTTGGGGTTTTATGCGTGTTAAAACTGTCCTGTTAGCTTGAACAAAATAGTCAAATCGTTCTGTGTGGTCTTTAAAACGGTCCCACAGCGCCAAAAACTCCCGCCATTTTCCCTATCGAAGGACCTGCATGTGTACAGTGTGCCAGGTATTTTTAGCACTATCTTGCATCCTTTTCCCTCAAAACAAGGCACAAACCGAGCTAGCCTGTTTCTTTTTGTGTTTTACAACACCCCCAGCTTCAATTTGTTGTTGCAGGATACGTGCTGCTTATGGCTACTGAGTTTGTTTTGAGCGGAGCACAAGGCAAGCTTCTCTCCCAGGTTGTTTCCTTCAGATTTCTTGGTTCCTCAGGTGGCTGCAACCATTGTTTGGCTCCCCTATCGCCAGCTTTCATGTAGCAACGATTTCAATTATTTATTAATTCTTTGGGTGCCTACAAACACTTGTCGCCAGTTTTTATGTTGTGGAATCAAGATAGAGACTGCAGGTCTTGGGAGACTCAAGCAAAACGTAGAAACttatttagaagatgttaacactacaggctgtGATGTTAGATCGACCACTTGCCTACGCAAACAGCCAATGTCATCCTCTCTTAaaagtgcccctgttcagctacaaggctgcttgtgaggaaacacAAAAAACATTAAGACACAGCAGTCCCATCTGTCCTCTCAGCTGTATGAAAAAGTTCTACAATGCCTTTGGAGGAAGGACAGGGAGTTTTTCTGGTATCCTAGCCAACAAAGAAGGACAGGGAGTTTTTCTGGTATCCTAGCCAACTTTTATATCTTAACTACATTATTAAAAACAGACTCTCTGATCATTATTGCATTTGATGTTTGCTCATGTgcaaattgactgtcatgtttcctaCAGTGACTAGCTGAAGAGGAGCAATTTGTTGGTTGTAAAGCTCTTAAATTGTATTTGAGAGGGGAAAGGAAGAATAACACAACTAAGCATTGCCCTCACCAAGAGTGGGCAAATACTTTGATAAACAGTATTCCATCTTTACTTCCTCGAAAGCAGACGAGGCATTTTGAGAGTCCAAAATGTCTAACATGTTAACTTTGCATATTGAGAAATATATTAGGCATGTTCACTTTCCAGAAACTACAAAGTCACTTGAGAATTTTTTGTTTTTAGACCGTCTCTTTCTAACACACAAAAGTAattaagattttaaaaatattGTCACCTAGATTGAAAATCGAATTTATGTACTAGTACATTTAAACTAAAAATCAGGGAGTGTTACCTGTAGTTAATGATGGCAGCACAGCCCAATCGCCATTCCAAAGTCTCAGTGGTGAAGTTATCAGTGCAACCAAGATCATCAAAACCAACTATGTAATCTTTAGCTTTTCCATCTTTCACCAAAACCATTGTTGGAATTACTTTGATTCGTAATCTCTCAGAAAGGAAAGGAGCTTTTTCTGCATTTAATTTAATGAACTTGGTTTCAAAGTGCTTTTTCGCGAGAATAGCCAAGTGCTTGTCTACTATCTGGCATCTGTACATAAAAGAGCAAAATAAAATTACACAGTGAATTCCCTTCAAAACTCTCAGATAAATACTGAAATATTTAGCAAAGGGTAAAAATATAAATGCAAAATTTACTAATGAGTAAAATAATTCAACCAAATCTGAATACTGAGGCGATGCTGTGCAGGATGATAGCAAAGCTGAAGCAACATATGCAACTCGGGCTTTGGTCTTCTAAACCAAGTTGATTGATTGAACGAAGATAGTTTATCAATTATTACCATTGATGGGTAAATTGAAAATAAAAGCTAATCTCAAGAAAAGTATTAGATATGCAGGAAAACATTTTTCATATAATGAATTATTAAAATGCTTTGTGACAATAGTGAGTGACTAATGTCAGATCAACTATGGTTTCAAAGATTACTGGATAATTTACTTCATATAAAAAAATGATATTTCAAGAAAGGAGGGTGATGCTGCATGAAACCCCTCATTGTTATGTGGCATTCCACTTATACTAGTCTATGATGCAAGTTATCCCCCCGAAAAACTAGAAAGTCAGTGCTGCCAGCTTATTCACATTTTCTCTTACATACATTATTCTAATTCTCAAATAGTTCATCTCCTAGCTCAAATGTTCTCTTCCATCTACCTAGTTCTTAAGGCACTGCTTCATTTGGTCACATTGGAATTGCCAACTTTCTACTTGACATTACACATATTCCATTCAGCAATGAAATGTGTACATTTGATTAAGAAGTTGTTCAATTGTCTTTGAAGTTCATGATGAAATTAGTACTTTGGAAGCTACTCAATCACTCCAAGTAGAGACAAACTTTCTATAATGGTGAGGTGCTAATGgaaggggttgggtagatgggatTTAAGGAAGTATTTTTGACCTGGGCAAGCAGCCGCAGCCATGTGCATGGGGTTAATAGATCAGCTGTTCTAACACCAAGTGGTCTTGTCGGCAGCACTGCCATAAAGAGCAGTGCTGCTAGCGTTTCTTCATCAACCACCACTTTCCATTATCTGATGTGGAGATGGGAACCTTGGGGGTGGCGGGGAAGAACAATTTTCTTTGGTTTAATAATATTAGTCTTTTAATTTTATGCGGCAGGCGCTCAAATAATCACAATTATAATTACCCTCTTTCCTAAGTTCAAACCATATTTTGTTTTGTTGACCTGCTCGAGAAAATTTGATTCCTCACCTAAATGTGGTATCTCTATAAAAGTGGCAAACCACATTTTTACTCTCTTTGACCTCTTGAAAAAAATCTTTTTCACTGGCAATCTCCTTGTATTCGCCATGGCCCTTGGAAAGCCATTCCTGCATATGGATTGAAAGAAATATTAGAATAAAATGTTCTTTGTATCAAGAAAGCATTAAACTATGTTTAAATTGTTATATTAAAGCAAGTTAAGTTGAAAGCTACATCTCATTCCCACAGCCCACTTGAGACAAATTATCAGTTGTTCAAAAACTGAAATGTTCGCTTGAGTTTTTAATACTGTACTTTCCATTTTCATTATTTGATAAACCTAAAAAAAAAATTCAGGACAATAAAATTTAAAGTAAAATGTCTTAGATGCTACAAAATACTATTCCAGTTCACTAATATGGTACTATTTGGAATAAATAGACAATTGTGTTTACTTAATGAAAGTTTCCACCTGTTTCTGATGCTGTGCTTTCTTCATTGATTCAAGCCTCTTTTCTCGGAGTTTCTCTAGTTCATCTGCATCCAACTTTTCAAACTTTTCAATCTCTGTATCTAGATGTTGCTCAACTATTTCAGTTGTCTGCAGCATTTGCTGCTCAAGAACTTTACTGAGCATAGCCAGCGAGGGGTTACTTGCCATTCTTGCAAATTAGGAATACAGTGTACACAATGCCTAAAGGAAAATACATGCAGAAACACACATTTAAACAAAAATTAAGCATATTATAATACCAAGTTTATTACGGTCATGAAGCTGTATTTCACCAGAATTAGGTCGCAATTTTTAATTGCATAGCTCTAACCATATGATTAAATCTTCAGTATAGCAGACATTAAAAGTTTTTGTACACAAAAATCTTAACTTTTTCTACTTAGAATGTCATAATTAACTTCAATAcctgtatatttaaaaaaataatttatttcctCCCAGTCCCGCACCTCCACTTCTTCCGAAGCATTCTATTCTTTCCACCCTCTCCACTGCTCCAATTTTTAAATTCTACCCGCTATCATCTGCTGCTCTTCCCTTGTTTCCAGCAGGCTGCTCTCCCTCATTGAGTGGTGGCCATTGTTGTCGCCACCCTTCTTTTTCTGAATACTCCTAAAAGAAAATATATCCAAAAGAGGAACTCCGACAAAGGAGACAAATTCAATAAGAGACTGAGAAATTAAACATGATGTAAGGAGGGAAAATATACTTGTGCATCATTCCCAACTGTCTTTTGAATTATCTTTCACCACAAAGATGACCTGTTACAAAAAGCTTTAGTCATAGAAAACAAAAATCCAAGACGTCAACAATAAACCCATTATTTTACTACTGggaggctaacatagccatgataaggaagtggatggtgggtacggggtctatctgggagcgggtggaggtggctttgtacaggggcaccagtttggaagccctggtcacggctcccctaccgcttgcgtcggccaggtactccaccagcccggtagtgggggcggtcctgcggatttggggccagtggagaaagccttcaggggaggtgggggcgtcggtctgggctccaatttgtgataaccatcaattcgcccccacgaccccgggaacatggatggagggttttgagcttggctgctggcgggggtgagcgatatgttcctggacaggaactttgtgagtttgagggatttggaggagaaagctgggctggaaagagaaaatgactttaggtacttacacatgcgggactttgtacgcagacaggttccatccttcccacgcctcccgccaatagggattcaggacagaatagtctctggaggagaaggaggagagggtagagtcttggatatttacaaggtgctcatgaagggggaagagtcccagacggaggagctgaaactcaattgggaggaggaactcggcggggagatggaagatggggtatgggcggaagccctgagtagggtaaactcaaccgcgtgtgccaggctcggcccgatttagtttaaggtcgttcatcaggctcacatgacggtggcttGGATGAGCAAatcctttggggtagaggacaagagcactagatgcgcgggaggaccagcgaactacatccacatgttttgggcatgccctaagcttagagggtactgggagggatttgcggatgtcatgtcccgggtgctgaggaGTCCAGAGGTGGCATGTTTCGGTGGACCCggggaaagaggccgatgttctggcctttgcttccctgatagcccggcggcgaatactgctggcatggagggactcaaaacccccaaagaccggactatggctttcggacatgtcaagttttctgggtatggaaaaaaagtcaagttcgccttgaggggatctgtattggggtttgcccgaaggtggcaaccattcatcgacttcttcgcgggagaatgACGTCAgcatggtgggggtgggagggagggggggggggggggggggttggagggaagattagggtagagtaggagggataaacaggcggggagtgtaggtgggagaggagcgggtatgtgcattatgggttggttgaaatgttggttttcctttgatgtttgcatatttctgtaatctgtaactgtttacaatgccaaaaaatacctcaataaaattgtttgttaaaaacaaAATAAACCCATTATTTTTCTACAACTCTCATATTATGAAATATAATAATGGTATATTAAATTCAATATACAATAACCAAAAATGATTTTGCATTTTAGGTTTGAAGAGATCTCCAATATTTCAAAAGGGATTAAGTTCAAATGTTATCAAAAGTTAAaatttttattttaatttaaaatgtGGGGATCATTTCCCTTTTTGCATGGTTTCCCCCACATTGGAGATGGGTTGTACCAATCGAGCACAGAGCAACCAATGTTTAATATGCCAGCCTCGCTAATAAGTCCGGAAAAAAAAGAATTATACATTTAACCTACGTCTTATTTTAAAAGTGGCCCAGAATTGTAACTATTAAAGCATATTCTTAACTGACGTATGCCGAGTGTGTCTAATTAGTAACCACAACTATTTCGGGAAACAAATGAAGACACCTATTTGGTCATATATTATGAGCCCAAAACAACATCGGGAGCAGGACAACCCGTATTAATAAATGCAGTGTTAAAACTGCACCAAAATTACCCGATGACCCCGTGACACAGCCTGCTCTTTACAAGTGGCCATGAAAATTCAGACCATGGCCTTCAGGGGTTCAACTCCACATTACAATGTCTTGAACCTCTACTCCAGCGACTCAGCGAGAGGGAGACATCAAACCGAAACAGGCTGTAATGGGAGAGTTGCTTTGGGCACAGCGAACCGACAATTTTCCAACTGCCATCTCCATGCTGAGGCTTTGTCACGCAGCGGCCCGATCTCCGCCCAGCACAGGCCCCAGCGCTAAACATGGAGCCTCCACCCCGGCTCTCTATAAACATACCAGCATCAGGACTCATTCGCAGGTCGGGGCGGCGGCGGCGGCAGACACTGGGTCTTCCTTCGCTCGCTACTTACCCTGCTTAAGACGGCCTCGGCTCTCCCACCGACCGTATCCGGTCTCAATCTGTCAGCCGGGTTATAGGTCACCGTCTGCTTCCCTAGCAACGGCCAGAGATCCGGTCCAAACCCACATGGAGTCGAACATTGGGAGGATCTCTTTCTGCCCTTTCATCGCACCTTTCTTCATATTTAATGTTCGAATAACGTTACTGGTATTTTATTACGCGATTATTTGTACGAGGAGGAATTGATACCTAAATTATGAAGTGTTCATCTCAGTTTCGAGTGCAAAAGGTCTGCTTTCAAAAAAGGGAATATTGAAACATAATACGAAGTATCCTAGTGCAAGAGGATTTGTGAAATTTTCAATACGGTTTTGCTTTCCACACCTATGCACGAATTTATTGCCAGCTCAAAAAGGATGTCATTGAGCCAATAAAGGGATATTTCGGCATTAAGA
This window encodes:
- the txndc9 gene encoding thioredoxin domain-containing protein 9, with translation MASNPSLAMLSKVLEQQMLQTTEIVEQHLDTEIEKFEKLDADELEKLREKRLESMKKAQHQKQEWLSKGHGEYKEIASEKDFFQEVKESKNVVCHFYRDTTFRCQIVDKHLAILAKKHFETKFIKLNAEKAPFLSERLRIKVIPTMVLVKDGKAKDYIVGFDDLGCTDNFTTETLEWRLGCAAIINYSGNLMEPPFQLQRKSGCITKMEKKAIRGKSNDSDSDDD